A region of Salinibacter sp. 10B DNA encodes the following proteins:
- a CDS encoding glycerol-3-phosphate dehydrogenase/oxidase has protein sequence MKRQRQIDALDRRTESWDFIIIGGGATGLGTAVEAAARGYDPLLLEMHDFAKATSSRSTKLVHGGVRYLEQGNVSLVLEALKERGLLQKNAPHLVHNLPFVVPNYDWWEGPYYGIGLKLYDVLAGRQNFGRSKNLSREKTLEHLPTIEPDGLRGGVIYYDGQFDDARLAINMAQTAVEQGGVAINYMKVTDLTKSQGVVDGVRATCQKTGTEYKIDGRAVINATGIFTDTIREMDDPDAPSTLRPSQGVHIVLDRSFLPGDSAIMVPKTDDGRILFAIPWHDRVVVGTTDTPVDEVSLEPTPTKDELDFLLEHAQRYLINDPGPEDVLSTFAGIRPLVAPPSSSGGETSEISREHELHISNSGLVTISGGKWTTYRKMAQDTIDQAATLADLDERPSVTRDLHIHGWHEHAEEFGDLSMYGSDAIEIEELMSDHPSLKAPLDDRLPIRGAQVVWAARHEMAQTVEDVLSRRTRSLLLDAQASIDVAPQVAELMAEEMGHDQNWVEQQVEDYLDVAKGYLMDPSTVSSPVR, from the coding sequence ATGAAACGACAACGTCAAATCGACGCGCTCGACCGCCGCACCGAGTCCTGGGACTTCATCATCATTGGCGGAGGAGCCACTGGTCTCGGCACCGCGGTTGAGGCCGCGGCCCGCGGCTACGATCCCCTCCTCCTCGAGATGCACGACTTTGCCAAAGCCACGTCCAGTCGCTCTACAAAACTGGTGCACGGCGGCGTGCGGTACCTGGAGCAGGGCAACGTCTCTCTCGTCCTCGAAGCCCTCAAGGAACGGGGCCTCCTCCAGAAGAATGCGCCCCACCTGGTGCACAACCTGCCCTTCGTCGTGCCCAACTACGACTGGTGGGAGGGGCCCTACTACGGCATCGGCCTCAAGCTCTACGACGTGCTGGCCGGACGCCAAAACTTCGGAAGGTCCAAAAACCTGAGTCGCGAAAAGACGCTGGAGCACCTGCCGACGATTGAACCGGACGGACTGCGTGGCGGAGTCATCTACTACGACGGTCAGTTCGACGACGCACGCCTCGCCATCAACATGGCGCAGACGGCTGTTGAACAAGGAGGCGTCGCGATCAACTACATGAAGGTGACGGACCTCACGAAGTCCCAGGGTGTGGTGGACGGCGTGCGTGCGACGTGCCAAAAAACGGGAACAGAGTACAAAATCGACGGCCGCGCGGTAATCAATGCCACCGGGATCTTCACGGATACCATCCGGGAGATGGACGATCCGGACGCGCCCTCCACGCTCCGTCCCAGCCAAGGCGTCCACATTGTGCTCGACCGGTCGTTCCTCCCCGGCGACAGCGCCATCATGGTGCCAAAAACGGACGATGGGCGGATTCTCTTTGCCATCCCCTGGCACGACCGCGTCGTTGTGGGTACCACCGACACGCCGGTCGACGAGGTCTCGCTCGAACCGACGCCCACGAAGGACGAACTGGACTTCTTGCTTGAACATGCCCAGCGCTACCTCATCAACGATCCCGGGCCGGAGGACGTGCTAAGCACGTTTGCGGGCATCCGTCCCCTCGTGGCTCCGCCCAGCAGCAGTGGCGGCGAAACCTCCGAGATCTCCCGCGAGCACGAGCTGCACATCTCCAATAGCGGCCTCGTCACCATCTCCGGCGGCAAGTGGACCACCTACCGCAAGATGGCACAGGACACGATTGATCAGGCGGCCACCCTTGCCGACCTGGACGAGCGTCCCTCGGTCACCCGAGACCTTCACATCCACGGCTGGCACGAGCACGCCGAAGAGTTTGGCGACCTGTCGATGTACGGCTCGGACGCGATCGAAATCGAAGAGCTCATGTCCGACCATCCATCCCTCAAGGCTCCGCTCGACGATCGGCTGCCCATTCGCGGCGCCCAAGTGGTGTGGGCTGCCCGACACGAGATGGCCCAGACGGTCGAGGACGTGCTCTCGCGCCGGACGCGCTCGCTGCTCCTCGACGCCCAGGCCTCAATCGACGTGGCCCCGCAGGTGGCGGAGCTGATGGCAGAGGAAATGGGACACGACCAGAACTGGGTAGAGCAGCAGGTCGAAGACTACCTTGACGTGGCGAAAGGCTACCTCATGGATCCATCTACCGTCTCCTCGCCGGTCCGTTGA
- the fbp gene encoding class 1 fructose-bisphosphatase, translating to MSPADISSSPSSSSPGPERDNFKTLEQFIIEQQDRFPHSTGAFSRVLRDIGLAAKMINRDMRQAGLIGVAGNTGTVNVQGEVQQKMDALAHQEFVRALRRGGECCLIGSEEHAEAIPLSSNQEEGQYIVLLDPLDGSSNIDVCVSVGTIFSIYRLPDGYDQTEPDLDAALQPGTEQVAAGYVVYGSSTMLVYTTGDGVNGFTLDPTIGEFLLSHPQLTTPDRARIFSINVGYYHSFEDGLRSYLDWLQEYDPETDRPAKNRYIGSFVSDFHRNLLKGGIYMYPATQGNPNGKLRLMYEANPMAFIAEQAGGRASDGHERILEKSPDTLHQRTPLLIGTEQMVRRAEAFLAEEHSAA from the coding sequence ATGAGTCCGGCCGATATATCCTCGTCCCCCTCCTCGTCTTCTCCGGGCCCAGAACGGGATAATTTCAAAACCCTTGAGCAGTTCATCATTGAGCAGCAGGATCGATTCCCGCATTCGACCGGGGCCTTTTCGCGCGTGCTCCGCGACATTGGGCTGGCGGCCAAGATGATCAACCGGGACATGCGACAGGCGGGATTAATTGGCGTTGCCGGAAATACCGGGACGGTGAACGTGCAGGGAGAAGTTCAGCAAAAGATGGATGCGCTTGCTCATCAGGAGTTTGTGCGTGCCCTTCGGCGGGGGGGAGAGTGCTGCCTCATCGGGTCCGAAGAGCACGCCGAGGCCATTCCGCTCAGCTCGAACCAGGAGGAGGGACAATACATTGTGCTGCTGGATCCGCTGGATGGGTCGTCCAACATCGACGTGTGTGTGTCCGTCGGCACCATCTTCAGCATCTATCGGCTTCCCGACGGCTACGACCAGACTGAACCCGACCTCGACGCTGCCCTGCAGCCCGGCACAGAGCAGGTGGCCGCGGGCTACGTCGTGTATGGGTCGTCCACGATGCTCGTGTACACGACCGGAGATGGGGTGAACGGATTTACGCTCGATCCAACCATTGGGGAGTTTCTGCTTTCACATCCGCAGTTGACGACGCCCGATCGAGCACGTATCTTCTCGATCAATGTTGGCTACTACCACTCCTTTGAGGATGGACTGCGCAGCTATCTGGACTGGCTGCAAGAGTACGATCCGGAGACGGACCGACCGGCAAAGAACCGATATATCGGGTCGTTCGTGTCGGATTTCCACCGCAATCTGTTGAAGGGAGGGATCTACATGTATCCCGCTACCCAGGGCAATCCGAATGGCAAGCTGCGGCTCATGTACGAGGCCAATCCGATGGCATTCATTGCTGAACAGGCCGGAGGGCGAGCCTCGGACGGGCACGAGCGCATTCTGGAGAAATCCCCGGACACACTTCATCAGCGAACGCCCCTCTTGATCGGGACCGAGCAGATGGTTCGTCGGGCGGAGGCATTCCTTGCGGAAGAGCACTCTGCGGCGTAG
- a CDS encoding TIGR04282 family arsenosugar biosynthesis glycosyltransferase, whose product MSPVLLVFAKVPRPGDVKTRLTPVLSPEAAAHLYDAFLRDALALYSELAVDVRLYLAPPLPDRGIEGMPTQVSVHEQQGDGLGPRMQHAFHEVFRAGYERAVIVGTDHPTLPPSFIQRALNVLKTPGTITIGPSEDGGFYLLGMNDFYPHLFERMTYSHDEVFADTRARAEATEAQVLILPEWYDVDTPSALRRLLDDLDDADVQVPRTRTAVRELSLRTQLSLDD is encoded by the coding sequence ATGTCTCCGGTTCTTCTTGTCTTCGCGAAAGTGCCTCGGCCGGGGGACGTCAAAACCCGTCTTACCCCTGTTCTGTCGCCGGAGGCGGCAGCGCACCTCTACGATGCCTTTCTGCGAGATGCCCTGGCCCTCTATTCGGAGCTGGCAGTTGACGTGCGGCTCTATCTCGCTCCCCCCCTTCCAGACAGAGGGATCGAGGGCATGCCGACGCAGGTGTCCGTCCACGAGCAGCAGGGCGATGGCCTCGGCCCTCGGATGCAGCACGCGTTCCACGAGGTCTTTAGGGCAGGATACGAGCGAGCGGTGATTGTGGGGACCGACCATCCAACACTGCCTCCTTCGTTCATTCAACGGGCGCTCAATGTTTTGAAGACACCGGGGACGATCACCATCGGCCCAAGTGAGGATGGAGGCTTTTATCTTCTGGGCATGAATGACTTTTACCCCCACCTCTTCGAGCGCATGACCTACAGCCACGACGAGGTGTTTGCCGATACGCGGGCCCGTGCGGAGGCCACGGAGGCGCAGGTGCTCATTCTTCCGGAGTGGTATGATGTGGACACGCCGTCCGCCCTGCGTCGCCTGCTCGACGATCTCGACGATGCGGACGTACAGGTGCCTCGGACCCGCACGGCCGTTCGGGAGCTCTCCCTTCGGACCCAGCTTTCGCTTGACGACTAG